GATAGGGGGGGggcacatataaattatataatgattctttgatgatataattaataatacatactcttatttttaaacaaaattggtaataataataataatgataataataatgttgattacataatatcacataccatataataataatttatacatatatgtagtcattaataagtaaataagtaaaaatatttttataggttcTCATATTGCCTCATAGGTCGAATTGAAGTTTTCGTTTATGTTTTTTAGCAAACACATCTAGTACTTCTCCTGGTTTTACTTGAATATCTTTATTTATATGCAACATTGCTAAGCCGTTAAGTCTTTCCTGGCTCATTGTCGATCGTAGGTaagttttaattctttttaaagAACTAAATGACCTTTCAGCACTTGCTGTTGTTATAGGTATCACACTAAGAATTGTTAAAAGACATTTAATGTTAGGAAACATAGATGCATATTTAAAAGCTTCCATTGAAGAATCAGCCTTTTCtggtttatttttccaaaattgttTCCATAAATTTAACTCACCGCGTAGTGCTTCAATACTATGAGGTAAATCTGCTTCATATGTCTTGGCCgcattcaatattttatcgtCTGAAGTttcataagtaaaataatatttaggaataattaattttaaattagtaataactgaatcattattttcattaaaacgtGAATTTAGTTCTGACATAAGATAATCCAAATAAGGTAGAAAATAGTTAACGTGGTAGAATTCAGATAAATCAGTTGATTCGGGCTGAGCGTTTGCACGATgacattgtttttttgttactcTTGGAATCCTTATATCAACGTCCATTTTTACTGCAATTATTCTTGtttcttcaaaaatgtttttaaattccgtttttgaattttctcttattgtagttaataaatttttaacattgttgATCATTTCTATCGATTGTGTATAGTCAATATTAATACTCTGTAACAGCATTGAAAGTGGAAGTGTTATGGCTAAAAatttcgttaatatttttaaggaaatcaaaaattcaaatttacaaataGCTGCAGGTAGAGATTGTGCATTGCTTCCTGTATGGTTGCTAAGGCTTAATTCGTCTAATGTAACTATTATAGCTggtaatatttccaaaaaatgtaaaattccaTCATGTCTTTCGACCCAACGTGTTTCACACAACTTTTTAGCTTTTACTGCTTTTTGATGTGGAAAAAGTTCTGTAATTTTTTCACTCAAAAGTTGAGTTCTTAAAGCAGATTCCCTTaagaagttataaatatttgttattattccgACTGTGTTGCGAATTGAAGGTACAGTGCTTGCTTTACTGAGCACTAAATTTAATCTGTGGTTGGCACAGTGAGTATAAAATGCAAGAGGCTGTAAACTTGCAATTCGAGATTGTACTCCTTTAAACGCACCACTCATATTCGCGGCACCATCATATCCTTGTCCTCGAAGCAGAGCAagatctaaatttttttcttttaatatttgtataatggtGTCAGCTAAATATTCACCAGTTACATGTTCAACCTTTGTGAATCCAAGAAAATGTTCCCGTATTGAGCATGTGTCCGAATCAAAATACCGAacacaaaatgaaaattgttcAGAAATACTTACGTCAGTCGTCTCATCAGctaaaatactatacaattttgaaatatgaactttttgaattattttatcactTATAACATTTCCGCAGCaatcaattaaatcattttgcGTCGTCTtactaatataggtagtattttttGTTGCAGATTTGAAATGCTCTTTTAGAATTTGATCTCCAGCATTAATACGAAATTCTAATAAAGCCTTAAAATTtcctttttgatttttgatatcgTCATCAACAAAATTTATAGAACCATCATCTCTATGACCGCGTAAGGATATATTTTGTAGGCCACAAAATAGTATGGTTTCAATAATAGGGAAATTTTTGCCTATTTTGTTCAACTTTACGTGTCATAGCAGTGTCTAATGTtgtttctatattttgtatttttccatTCATAACACTTATGAAATTATCAgatttaaaaacacaattctTATGGTAGTCATTATTTTGATGGGccttaaaattttcttttgctttTTTGTAAAGAGATAATGgtattgtaactaattttccTAGTTTTACACGACTACGACCTCCCTCATCGCTTccaaataaaacacatattctACAAAAAGCTCCTCCGAGTTTTTGGCTATAAGACAACCAGGGATACTCATTTATCCAGTGAAGTTTAAAGGAACGATTTTTATCTCCTTGAGAAATTAgaggaaaaataaaatgttcatgtgGAATCCACGGATCACGTAGAATATCATAAAGTTCGtcgtcttttattttattaaattcaaaacctaCATAGTTGCCAATATCTCTTGTATTTGAAATTTCAGTAGCAGTGGAATGAATTGAGTTGGATTGATCGTCTTCATTTTGGGGCATAATTTCATTTTCAGActttttgtgtacaatattatcatctaattttgttttttaaaaaacgttaatatatttgtattctgACGTTTCTTCTCCATGATTTGgatttatacgtattataagttttaatcccaaataaaaataaatctaaaaaatacaaataaagttCTATTAAAGAATGTATGaaagaaaattacaatttggttaagctatttttaaattaataactcgATAGTTTTCTATAGGTATGATTAACGATTAGCAGCCGACAATGACGAGCGTACAcgcagttaattttaaaaaatagaaataaacttcccaatatattagtatattttaccgTATGGACGACGCTGCCTGTCGTCCAAAACTTGAATACATATAAGATGTATAAGCGTCAATagacaataaatataaacatataatgaaattaaaaatataaacttacatTTAGCGTTGAAGCGTAGCCCTTCGTCTGTAGCAATTTCACaattacactattattttataaaaattatagtgttataacttataacagtgCTGTGTGCTTGTGTGCAGTACGGCCAGtacgaaattaaattgtaagtacctataccacgTCGTTGTCGCGGCGTCGCAGCGGTGTCGCGCGTTAAGATAACGCAAGACGTGTGCTCCGGGCCTAATGGTTATAAATAGAGATCGATAAGATACTAAGCTGTAACTCCTTTTATCAGTctaaatgtacctaattaatgattttactaGTAGGTAAAaggtagtattatttttatttacaactgtatttttatttatatgatactcgtagtaacataaaaaaaaatgttgatagaaAATTGACAGGGGGGGGGGCACGTGCCCCTGTGCCCctcccctggatccgccactgcttAGAGTTCCCAAATCATTAACACCTATGTCATTTTTTGACGTACCCGACGAACAAAACACACTTGGGTTATCCAAGTttacatttgtatgttttttaaataaactgaacattttaaagtatcttaataaatattaacaaccaACAAGTAAATCGTAAATTTCTTAACGCAATATCACAACAGATACTCGAATAAGTACTTCATGTATTCAAAGTTGGCGGTCAACAagacttaatattaatcattaatgtaaGATTAAAGATTGTATAATAAAGATTTACCCAATAAAACGTTATTATAGAACTCATGCGGGTTTACCAGTATAATTGCAGTCCACCGCAGtgtacatgatatatatataatatataatatatagtataatattattgagataTAGTGCTTTTTGATACGACCTATTGGCTAAAAATAGCACGTAAGCAATATATTTCTCCGTATCGTCCTTATCGTTAATTGTCTAACAATATTATGGGAATATCCGTGTATGGAatgaattataatgaattatattataagacttacgaccaaataattaaatattttttcaggaaatttatcataatatttaaaaacataacattcatggtacttcaataaaataataaaagttagaTATGGGTGATGCTGAATTTTAACTTGGGGGTGCTAGAGTTCTTTTTGCACCCCCCTAGTTGCACCACTGAATTCTTGATCAGAataataaagtacctaattggaatatttctttatattGAGAAGGCATTTAATTGTgtgaatcaaaaattattacttaagaaattaaattatgctTGAATTCGAGGTATTGAAAATAATCTAATTAGCTCATATTCAAGTGATATATATCAAATAgtcaaaattaatgataaactAAGTCAATCTTTACCAGTCAAGCATGGTGTTCAGGAAACAGCCTTGGGTCCGTTATTTTTATCCTATATATAAATggtttacttaatattaatacagaagcagaattaatttaaaaatctgtcAACACTCGACACAGTGCTTAATGAATAATAACCTAAGTTGTACGTGCATATGTATTGAAAACGTCAGTTGTATAAACTAGCTAGGACTATATATTGACTCGagtttaaaatggaaaaatcaTATAGAATATTTAGGCCCATTTTATCAATCAtcagttaaataaatttaaacttgagttaatattaatcttaaattaaactaaaattttgattttatgatCTCTTGGTTAAATTTTAACTGTACCTTAATCAAAGTTTTAACTAACTGACAATTTATGGTCAGTTAAGGAATTTAATCTGTGATTAAGTTCAATGTTATTAGGTTGCTATATTTTGTAGggctattataatacaattttttgacatatcataaaaatattctttaaataggtgattatttcaatgtaattgccaatttaatttataatgcctATCAATTTGACATCATCACAGCATTACATAtatcgtaggtaggtacttaaaattcaTCCTAGATGGCTGATTTAAGTAGTAGCAGTAGCAGTGACAGCAGCACTGATGAAGTGTTTGAGTTTTTGGGTTATATAAACCAAAACTTCAATTTCAACAAAAAAGTTCGAAGACCATATTTATTGTCAACTAGAATagaccatttaaataaatgggACGACCAGGATTTTTTTGCCAGATtctgtttgactaaaaatacttttaaaattgtattagaaaTTGTTCAACAAGAAGTTACAACTGTTACacaaaggtaaaataaaaataaaactcatcagtaattataattatatattgatacttatataaagtaggtatgtataggtagtccatttttaaaacctaaatacattttaagtaacaattgtatattgaattctacaaacaaattataataactggAATGTGGGTAGGCAGGTAATTTTAAGGGAGTTACAAAATTATACTAGATAGTTGACTCCAAAACCCATTTACACCATATAGATAGTTTGATATTTCTTGAAAAGCAATGAGGAAGAAAgagtatgtaattatataaacattggctttaaaaaaacttttaagtgCTAAATTTAagtgacattattataatatgttactgcttataatttacattacacATTTGAGTAGACAATTAGGTGATTTATAACACTACAaagtataaatatcaatatgtgTGATCTAAGGCTCAGACCACAGTTTATTAAAATGCCTAGTAATGCTAATGAAATTTCTGATGTCCAGAACAGATTTTATTTGAAAGCAAAATTTCCACGATGCATTGGTGCTATTGACTGCACACACATCAAAATATCATCACCAGGTGGAGAAAATGCAGAAAACTACAGGAatagaaaaaactttttttccataaatgttCAGACTGTTTCAGATGATAAATTAATGATACAAGATATAGTAGCTCGTTGGCCTGGATCGTCACATGATTCAACTGTATTTTTCAATTCTTCAATTTGTAGACGTCTAGAAGCAGGAGAATTTGGAAATGGTTTGATCGTTGGTGATGGAGGTTATGCAGTTAAGAACTACTTAATTACgcctacaaaaacaaataaatttaatgaactCTGTAAACATCAATGTAATAAATGAAAACGTAAACAATCATACAAATGATAGAACAAGATCAACTATGATTCTAAGACACTTTGGTGGAATGTGTTAAGTGTGATCAACTTTAATTCTGAGACCTTCCTGGTGGAATGTCAAGtcaagtacctatattcatCACACAATTAAAAACACCAGCGTATGTtaacaatgttaatatttaatatattgagtaaAACAATATGAAGtcttttgtttcatttttagtagtatataacataaaaaaattaacaaaattataacaaaacaataaattattatgactatttatGAAAAGTTTTCTTTTCTCTTGAAATCAAGTTCCTCTTCCAACAACTTCTTTTTTAAATCCAAAACATCCATTTTGATTTTGGCAACTTCTGACCAAtctttatttacattaataatactgAGGAAGAGAAccatgtacaatttaaaaattaatgcacacattacatttaaataactaatataaaataataaataacaacctTGTTTGTTTTCTTCTATAAACACTTTTTCTTTTGTTGCAGTACTTTTTTTAGAGTTTTCaactaaatttaacataatattataataattctatgaaaaataagcatagttactacatattattattttattgtcttaCTCTCTACTTATTTTCTTCTAAATCACTGTCCAAAGATTCATTGTCGTAAATACTAGTTGCACAAACAATGCCTAAACGATTTTGAGTTGTAATAAGAGAATGTGATAACTGTTTAGAAATAGGAGTCTTCAACTTAGCTGGTGTATAATTTGCCCAGTCTATTTCAGTAGTGTTAAACAAATCCTTAAAGTTTtatgatgaaatataattaattgtttttagtatattttatattattataattttaaaggaaattacaaaaatatgtatgtttaccTCACTATTATTTTCTTGGCAATCaacatcatacataataatttcaacTTCATCGTTTTCCAAGTCTAATTCATCTATTaactgaataaattaataattaatatggtataaaatgcacattttgaaattgtttatttatacatttataatctgtaatcaataatttaaaatcatacagtaaataatatttaccttcaTATTTTCACTGTCAATACAGGGGTCAATACAGTCATTATCAAATTGTGAGGTTGTACCATTGAATGCCAAAGGGTTCAGTGATcttattttttcttcaataatagaTAGTTTTTCTATAGTTTTCTGCGGGGCAGCTGGTCCTCCTCCAGTTGGACATGGTTTTGATTTTACTTCCCGCAACTTTAATTTAACAGtcttttttctaattaattcatcaaaaataaaatgtttaggttGATAAATCGTTGTGTGAAGTGAGGAACTTTTACACGTATAAGATAGGCAATTACGAAGACTAAGGCCCAATGACGTCACACGTCTTTTTTCAATTGCTCATAACTTATTGAATAATGTGAGTAGAAAACTAGAAACGTAAAACCTATACCATTATCCTTAGAATTGAACattctttcaaataaaaaaaacttattttttgtgttgtgtGCTCCTTTAAGCATAGAAATAAGATATCGGCCACGGGGGAACAGCTGGTCACACACACAATCaccgttgtaacttgtaatcattgttttatttttgtatatactattCAAACGTGTCCAGTGAATTATGCAAGtgttcctataatattattatacataattatttttactatcaccGCGTTATCGCACGTCGCCGAGCTGACTCCGCGAACGTTATGAACATGGCCACTGTGATATTTTGTCTCGTATCGTACGTCTTTCAGCGAACACCGATTTTCATCGTAACGTCGACCAGACACGAGTTTATTATACGTctgttcgtatattatattattttattattgtgagccATTAGGGcaatcattacattattatttttgtcatttgcGTGCAGGGGTGCATTTGGAAAATATGCGCCCCAGGGCAACGTATTTTTGCCGcccctaccccccccccccccccaaaaaaaaaaaataataataataatttatgcaattttattgAACATTATTCAAACATTgaggttatttaaaaacttttcctCCAAAAGGTCTTTTTCAGCTTTTAAAATCTTCTACGTGCTTGTCTAGtagcaaaattattaataacattgttataatttagttttgttgtaatgtcattttcaatatttaggaTTGCCAACGCATTTAATCTTTCCTCTTTTATATTTGATCTTAGGTATGATTTAACTCTCTTTAAAGCTGAAAAAGACCGTTCAGTGGAACAGTTACTACATGGTGTACATAATAACATTCTTAACGTAATAACAATGTAAGGATACATTTcagaaaaatcattatttttgataaatataagcATTTGCTGAATATTTTTTGGTCTTTCATCAACTTTGAGGTTCTTTATATGTGACTTAAAGTGAACACATTCATTGGGAAAAGAACTTCCTAAATCATCAACATATATATCTTGAAGACATTTTGCCTGTTCTCTGATTTCTACGCTGTTCAATTTTTCCAATTGAAAGAAAAACGAGTACTTTTCGAATAACTGATCATAggctatttttcttttttctagCTCATTTTTGATTCTATCTaagataacaaaatatgtacttatcttataatttatgtCACTGTTGCTGGCTTCATCATCTATATTTTCGTCACTGaatgttttcctttttttatgcGCTTGTTTACTGTGTTCTTAAAATGTCCAGATGAAATTGAAATTGCCAGATTTAAATAACGTATATATTCTTCATCTGTACGAAGGTCATTTACATAAGTAATTAATGACTGATAAATGTCTATGACTGTACCCAAATTAATTTCAACTGATTGTAGTTTTTTACTGCATTTATTAAATCGATTAAGAATATCACCCCAAAATAATGACAAGAATGACATTTCCaaggtattaatttttttaattatacctttGGCTTCGCATCGGGTAGCTGGTCTTTCTGTAACATCTTGTTCAATTTTTTCTAGAGCATTTATGATGAATCCTCTATTTGTATTTAATGCTTTACAAGCATCATCTCGAGCTGACCATCTTGTTTCTGATAAACTTTTTACattggaatttaaaattttccagCGATGAGTTGAAGATGAAaagaatacatataatttttgaagtaaGTCAAAAAAATGAACCGCATTTTGGCAACAACTTGCAGCATTTGTGCCAACTAAATTGAGTGAATGTGCGGAACAAGGAACAAATTGTGCGTGTGGACTTGACTTTTTAATTCTTGCTTGTAATCCACTATATATACCTGCCATATTACTGGCATTGTCATACGATTGTCCTCTTAAatgtttaagatttaaattatacttgtcaaaaattgaaaagaCTGCAGAAGCAATTTGTTctttgaaatttgtattttagaataCATAATAAACACAGATAAGCCGGTACGAGGACCCGTCTACGTTATCAATGTTCTTGCCATCCCGCATCGGGCATccaacgtaataaataataatagatttatgttttcatagcccataggtagtctgtatttataacataacatttaaCAAACCTGAGATTGTTTAGCGATCAATTTCGTATGTGTAAACGatttatgtaaattacatattattttaaaattgcttCATATTTTGTTAGGTACCTAGCGGCTAACATTACTTtagaacaaattacaaaattataaattttatattattataatttttaataattatttaggtacaaaaACTGCCGCCCCTATGAATCTGCCGCCGGGGGAAATTGCCCCCTTTGCCCCCCCCCTAAATGCGCCACTGTTTGCGTGTATTGTACCCATACTATAGCACAGGACCAGCTAGCTAGTCTGCGCTCCACAAACTGTgagttttatcattatttttattattatttatttattatacacatttaactgttgggccaaaagggctatagatattttttattattattaatttgttggcCAGAAGGgccgcatattattttatacgagctTCAGCTCAAATAGCtgcgtcaatatattattattatttcgattggCCATTATTCGATaggtcatttattattattattatatattttttatacatttgtgttACGGTGagttttaatacataatttgtacTGCTATTATTTCAATTTGCGTATTATACAGCTACTTAGCTATCAGAAACCGTGTTaccattttttattacctatttgtttaaTTCATAATTGTGTACACAcctacacacatacacaaatatacataattacacaACATGCACTACATAGCCGACAGTAATTGCTAGGCGATCCCGACCACTACTGAATAATTGCATTGTTAATGAAATAAGGGGgttgagcatgcttggtgaattacCCTGTATGATATAATGGGTATTAAATGTTAatgcataaaaacatttattaataatctcATTAGCATATTAGTAAATTTAGTGGCGTACACACTTCTTTTActgtaacttataagtaaaactataaatgtaatataaaatatgcaagttaagaaattttcaaaaataatatttaaaaaaaattaattacgttttGAGTTAATTTAATCCAACAAATAAACtacttaatttagataaatgattttaccatcaaaattgttcttataatgaGATagaaattggctattttgaaattaaaaataattttaatcaattttttaattttttattttagtttcaagaaataaaaatgaaaaaatatatactataaatatttaaatatagtgaaagtgtttttaaattatatatatatatataagatattaataataaatagataataaataagtaaaacatttaatttgccCAGACAGACAGTAGTGTGGTGAACAGTAAATTTCAGAGGGAATTGCAACtgagatttttcttaaatagaggGGTGGGTGATAGCAAGTAGGTCCCctagtaaatgtaatatgatatactcaTTAGGTAGTCAATAatgatctgaaatataattaattattttacattaatacattattatgcattaatatttGGGATATTTGTAATTTGCCTCTAGAAAATTTTCAGTTTGCCACGCCACTGTTAACAGATTATGGTTTATTAATACCAATTAGTTTAATGGCCGTTTCCAAACATTTTGAACACATTTTCATTCACTACTGGGAAGTAGAGATGTTCTGAGTAGAAAATCTGGTACTAAGCCGGGTACCGAGTACTGGCcgagtaaaattgtttatactaaCCGGGTATCGAGTATTGGCCGAGTAAAATTTATAGTACTAACCGGGTATTGAGTATTGGCCgagtaaaaattttaacactAATCGGGTATTGAGTATAGGCTGAGtagaaatgtaaatacaaaatgggAATTATACTAGTATTAAAGTATCAACTAACAATtactgattataaattattaatattataatttaagtctttaaacaatttaagcaCTCAGTAGTCAGTACTGGTACTGGCCACTGAGTGTTctgcaattataataaattaataacaaaacttaGACAAACACTAATACAAATTAAGTAACACTAATACCAGTTGTTTAGATATTAGGCAATAGCTATGTACAGTTTTgttcaatagacaataatattaaataatgaatgaatattgtaatttgtaactaaaaattcaaatgtaaatactaaaacaat
This genomic window from Metopolophium dirhodum isolate CAU chromosome 1, ASM1992520v1, whole genome shotgun sequence contains:
- the LOC132933849 gene encoding uncharacterized protein LOC132933849, which encodes MAGIYSGLQARIKKSSPHAQFVPCSAHSLNLVGTNAASCCQNAVHFFDLLQKLYVFFSSSTHRWKILNSNVKSLSETRWSARDDACKALNTNRGFIINALEKIEQDVTERPATRCEAKDEEYIRYLNLAISISSGHFKNTVNKRIKKGKHSVTKI